TGATGAGCAAGCCCGAGGTGGTCGCCGCGCTGCGCGCCTACGTGCGCGGGCTGGCCAAGGGGAAGTGAACGTGTTCTGGACGACGGGAGGGCCAACCATGGGAACGATGGGAACGCGGATCGTCTCCGGGATCGGTGCCTTCGGGCTGGCGGCGGCGCTGGCCTGCGGCCCCGGTGGCGAAGGGGGGCAGGCGCAGCAGGCGCTGCGGCCCGCGAGCGGCGGTGCGGGAGCGGGCGTCGCCGAGCTGATGGCGGCGCGCGGGCTCACCGACGCGGACGTGACCGCGGCGCTCAAGACCTACGTGCCGAGCGGCAAGCACGACGACTACTACATCTTCTCCTCCGGCGGGCAGTCGGGACAGGTGGTGGTGCTCGGCATCCCGAGCATGCGCATCCTCAAGTACATCGCGGTCTTCACGCCCGAGCCCTGGCAGGGCTGGGGCTTCGGCGATCGGGGCTCGCACGAGGTGCTCGCAAACGGCGACCGCCACGGGCACGAGATCCGCTGGGGCGACACCCACCACCCGAACCTGTCGGAGACCAACGGCGACTACGACGGCAAGTACCTGTTCATCGGCGACAAGGCCAACGCGCGGATGGCCGTGATCGACCTCGAGGACTTCGCCACCAAGCAGATCGTTCCGAACCCGATCCTCGAGTCCGACCACGGCGCCGCCTTCGTGACCCCCAACACCGAGTACGTGATCGAGAGCTCGCAGTACCCGGTGCCGCTCGGTGGCGAGTTCGCGCCGATCGAGAGCTACGCCGAAACCTACCGGGGAGCCGCGACGCTCTGGAAGTTCGACCGCGAGCGCGGGCGGATCGACGTGGAGCGCTCGTTCGCGATCGAGCTGCCGCCGTACATGCAGGACCTCGCCGACGCCGGCAAGCTCGTGAGCGACGGCTATGCCTTCATCAACTCGTTCAACACCGAGAAGGCCTTCGGCGGCAACCTGGAGGGCCGGCCGCCGCTCGAGTCGGGCGCGTCGCAGAACGACATGGACTACCTGCACGTGATCGACTGGAAGAAGGCGGAGCAGGTCTTCCAGGCGGGCAAGGCGGAGCAGATCCGCGGCTTCCCGGTGATCTCGCTCGAGACCGCCGTGGCCGAGGGCCTCCTGCACTTCGTGCCCGAGCCGAAGAGCCCGCACGGTGCCGACGTGACGCCGGACGGGAAGTTCATCGTGGTGGGCGGCAAGCTCGACACCCACGCGACCGTCTACAGCTTCGAGAAGATCAAGGGCCTGATCGACGCCAAGGACTACGCCGGCAAGGACCCCTACGGCGTGCCGATCCTCGACTTCGCCAAGGCGATCCAGGGCCAGGTGGAGCTCGGGCTCGGCCCCCTGCACACGGTCTTCGACGACCAGGGCAACGCCTACACCTCGATGTTCGTGGAGTCGAAGGTGGCGAAGTGGTCGCTCCGGGACCTGAAGCTGATCGAGAAGGCGCCCGTGCACTACAACATCGGCCACATCGCGGCGGCCCACGGCGACACCGTGAACCCGCGCGGCAAGTGGGTGGTCGCCATGAACAAGTGGGCGATCGACCGCTTCCTCGACGTGGGCCCCCTGCTGCCGCAGAACTTCCAGCTCGTGGACGTGAGCGGTCCCGCCATGCAGGTCGTGTACGACGCGCCGATCCCGCTCGGCGAGCCGCACTACACCCAGATCATCTCGGCGGACCTGATCGACGCGATCGACCACTACGACCCGGTGGGCACCGATCCGCTCACGGGGGAGCTCGACCCGCACGCCACCGAAGGCGGCAAGGAGCGCATCGAGCGCCAGGGCAACGAGGTGCACGTCTACATGACCCAGGTGCGCAGCCACTTCACGCCCGACACGATCCGGGTGAAACAGGGCGACACGGTGCACCTCTACCTGACCAATCTCGAGCAGGCGCGTGACGCCACCCATGGCTTCGGGATCAGCTCCTACAACGTGTCGCTCTCGGTGGAGCCGGGCAAGCAGTCGAACGCGACCTTCGTCGCGGATCGCGCCGGGGTCTTCCCGTTCTACTGCCTCGAGTTCTGCTCCGCCCTGCACCTGGAGATGGCCGGCTACCTGCTGGTCGAGCCGCGCGAGGGCCAGGCGGGCGGCGAAGCGCCGGGCTCGCGTGCCGGCGCGGCTCGTCACGCGGCGCGCTAGCGCCGCCGCGCTCGCGGCCGTGGCGGCGCTGCTCCTCGGAGCCGCGCCGCCAC
This genomic stretch from Deltaproteobacteria bacterium harbors:
- the nosZ gene encoding Sec-dependent nitrous-oxide reductase produces the protein MGTRIVSGIGAFGLAAALACGPGGEGGQAQQALRPASGGAGAGVAELMAARGLTDADVTAALKTYVPSGKHDDYYIFSSGGQSGQVVVLGIPSMRILKYIAVFTPEPWQGWGFGDRGSHEVLANGDRHGHEIRWGDTHHPNLSETNGDYDGKYLFIGDKANARMAVIDLEDFATKQIVPNPILESDHGAAFVTPNTEYVIESSQYPVPLGGEFAPIESYAETYRGAATLWKFDRERGRIDVERSFAIELPPYMQDLADAGKLVSDGYAFINSFNTEKAFGGNLEGRPPLESGASQNDMDYLHVIDWKKAEQVFQAGKAEQIRGFPVISLETAVAEGLLHFVPEPKSPHGADVTPDGKFIVVGGKLDTHATVYSFEKIKGLIDAKDYAGKDPYGVPILDFAKAIQGQVELGLGPLHTVFDDQGNAYTSMFVESKVAKWSLRDLKLIEKAPVHYNIGHIAAAHGDTVNPRGKWVVAMNKWAIDRFLDVGPLLPQNFQLVDVSGPAMQVVYDAPIPLGEPHYTQIISADLIDAIDHYDPVGTDPLTGELDPHATEGGKERIERQGNEVHVYMTQVRSHFTPDTIRVKQGDTVHLYLTNLEQARDATHGFGISSYNVSLSVEPGKQSNATFVADRAGVFPFYCLEFCSALHLEMAGYLLVEPREGQAGGEAPGSRAGAARHAAR